A stretch of the Candidatus Woesearchaeota archaeon genome encodes the following:
- a CDS encoding NADP-dependent malic enzyme — MVTDYNKLSILKHKENKGKIEIISRMPVKTKDDLSIAYTPGVAAVCLEVAKDESKAKDYISSKNTVAVITDGSAVLGLGNIGPVAALPVMEGKAVLFKEFGGVEAYPIALDTQDTEEIIKTIKMIAPTFGGINLEDISAPRCFEIEKRLKAELNIPVFHDDQHGTAIVVLAGLINSLKITNKVKEDIKVVINGSGAAGVAIGKLLYLYGVKNIIICDSKGIICRHRQDLNESKLELLTFTNKDDLCGDVHSAIKGSDVFIGVSKGNLLTKEDMAHMINNPIIFAMANPIPEIMPDEAKASGARIIATGRSDFPNQINNVLVFPGLFKGVFEAGATDITDEMKLAAANALANIVKEPTEDKIIPAPFDKGIARVVADAVKSCVKK, encoded by the coding sequence ATGGTAACAGATTACAATAAATTAAGCATTCTAAAACACAAAGAAAACAAAGGAAAAATTGAAATAATTTCAAGAATGCCAGTAAAAACAAAAGACGATCTAAGTATTGCGTACACTCCAGGAGTTGCAGCAGTATGCTTAGAAGTAGCAAAAGATGAATCAAAAGCAAAAGATTATATCTCATCAAAAAATACTGTAGCAGTAATAACTGATGGCTCAGCAGTCCTAGGACTTGGAAACATAGGTCCTGTTGCAGCTCTACCAGTAATGGAAGGAAAAGCAGTTTTATTCAAAGAATTTGGAGGAGTAGAAGCATATCCAATTGCTCTTGACACACAAGACACCGAAGAAATAATTAAAACAATTAAAATGATTGCGCCAACATTTGGTGGAATTAATTTAGAAGATATATCTGCTCCAAGATGTTTCGAAATTGAAAAAAGACTAAAAGCTGAATTAAACATCCCTGTATTTCATGACGACCAACACGGAACAGCAATTGTAGTCTTAGCTGGACTAATCAATTCTTTAAAAATTACAAACAAAGTAAAAGAAGATATTAAAGTTGTAATCAATGGTAGCGGTGCTGCAGGAGTTGCAATTGGAAAATTACTATATTTATATGGAGTTAAAAACATAATAATCTGTGATAGTAAAGGAATAATTTGTAGACACAGACAAGACTTGAATGAATCTAAATTAGAACTTTTAACATTTACAAATAAAGATGATTTATGTGGAGATGTACATAGCGCGATAAAAGGATCAGATGTATTCATTGGAGTATCAAAAGGAAATCTATTAACTAAAGAAGATATGGCCCATATGATAAATAATCCAATAATCTTTGCTATGGCAAATCCTATCCCTGAAATTATGCCTGATGAGGCCAAAGCCTCAGGAGCTAGAATAATTGCTACAGGTCGTTCTGACTTCCCAAATCAGATAAATAATGTATTAGTCTTCCCTGGATTATTCAAAGGTGTATTTGAAGCAGGAGCAACAGATATTACTGATGAAATGAAGCTTGCAGCAGCAAACGCTCTAGCAAATATAGTAAAAGAACCAACAGAAGATAAAATAATTCCAGCTCCATTTGATAAAGGAATTGCAAGAGTTGTTGCAGATGCAGTTAAAAGCTGCGTTAAGAAATAA